GCCAGGCGCGCGACGAGAACGCGCTCGTGGGCACGCTCAAGTCGCTGTTCGCCGTCGCCGAGGGCTACCCCACCCTCAAGGCCGACCGCCACTTCCTGCACCTCCAGAAGGAGCTCGTCGAGACCGAGAACCGCATCCAGGCCGCGCGCCGCTTCTACAACGCCAACGTGCGCGACCTCAACACGCTGACCGAAATGTTCCCGTCGAACCTCATCGCCTCGATGGCCGGCATCCAACGCGCCGAGTATTTCGAGACCGACGAGGTCGCCTTGCCCCAGGTGGGGTTCTAGCGTCGCCGGCCAGAGCAGACGCCTCCTGCAGACTGCCTGAAGGCCTCTGTTGAGAAGCCCGCTCGAAGCGGGCTCTTCTGTCTTCTTCATCAAGGACAGCGGCCACCGGCTCAAGCCGGTGGCACAACCCACTTGAGATTCAGTGAGCGCCGCGGAGGGAATCGACCTCGACATGGTGCGCGCATGACAGAACCTATACGGCCGGGGTGAGTGATAGGCCTTGCCACCGGCTTCAGCCGGTGGTTAGGGTTGAGATCGAGCCGCTCGAGCGCGCTTCAGCGTGCTTCCCGACAACGGGCTTCAACCGTCGCCGGGGAGGAAAGCATCTATGGCAACGAGCCACGAGCATCCCATCATCCTCTTCGACGGGCTGTGCAACCTGTGCAGCCGGGCGGTGCGCTTTGTTCTCCGGCGTGACCGGGCCAAGGTGTTTCGGTTTGCCGCGATGCAGTCGTCAGCGGGCCGCGAGCTGCTCAAGCAGCACGGCCTGCCGGAAGGCGGCGTCGAGTACCTCGTGCTCGTCGAGGGCGGGCGGGCGTACACGAAGTCCGATGCCGTGATCCGGATCGCCGCGCGGCTCACGTGGCCGTGGCGCTGCTGGGCAGCTCTGGGGCGGTTCGTGCCCCGCGTCATGCGCGACCTCAAGTACGACTTCGTCGCCCGGGTTCGCTATCGCGTCTTCGGCAAGCGTCCGTCATGCCTGCTCGCCCCGCCGGGCGCGGCGGACCGGTTTCTCTGAGCATTCGCGTATCGGCGGCGCGCCATCAGCGCATATACTACGAAGAGGACTCTCAACTGCGCTTGTGGAGGATAGTCATGGCTGCGGACGATGGCAGGACCACATGGCCCGTCGCAGTGGGATGGCTGCTAACAAGCGTCGTGCTCGGCTTGGCTCTGTTGGGCCTGCTGCCGGCGAGCCAGGAGGAGTGGCGTGTCGCGGGTCTCGCGGTCGCTGCGACGGGCTTCTTTGGTTTTCTTGTCTTTGTGCTGCGCCGGCTTCTCGGCCAGGACCGGCAGCGCGCGCTCGCCAGGCTCTGCCGGCGCCGAGGGTTGTCCCTCGACCCGCAGCGTGCCCCGTGGCGCGAGGCGTGGCAGACGGACTTTGATCTGTTCACGCGCCGGATACCCATCGAGCGATGGAACGTGTTGACCGGCACGTGGCGCCAGATGGCGGTCGAGGCCTTCGACTACAGCTACCGCATACAGGCGGCCAGCGACGAGGAGACCGACCCGCCGTCGAGCCACACGGTCGCCGTCATCACGTTGACGCAGGAGCTGCCCGCCGTCATCATCGAGCCGAACAGAACGAACGCCCCAAGCCCGAAGGGGAGCTTCATCACATGGTACGGCGCCGTGGACGGCGAGGCCGAGCTGTCGGACTTCCAACGCCGCTACGTCGTGTTGGCTGAAGACAACCGCGCCGCCCGCCGGCTGGTTCACGCCGACATGGAAACGTTCCTCATGAAGCATTGGGGCATCAGTGTACAGACCGTCGGCCACCGCGCCGTGTTCTACGGCGATCGGCTCCTGCAGCCGAACGAACTCGGCCGACTCCTTGACGTCGCCGCGGGGTTCTGCGAACGGATTCCTATCCGCCTGATTCCGGACGATCCGGAAGCTGAACAGGAGCCGTCGGTTGACGGGAACGCCTGACGAGAATCACTCGAACCTGCAGGTCGAGGCCGCGCACTACGGCGAGG
The sequence above is a segment of the Verrucomicrobiota bacterium genome. Coding sequences within it:
- a CDS encoding LemA family protein — its product is MVPLIVFGVIFLIVIFYIIGTYNRCVRLRNLVPESWSNVDTELKRRYDLIPNLVETVKGYAAHERTVLESVVRARAAALASTGSPASQARDENALVGTLKSLFAVAEGYPTLKADRHFLHLQKELVETENRIQAARRFYNANVRDLNTLTEMFPSNLIASMAGIQRAEYFETDEVALPQVGF
- a CDS encoding thiol-disulfide oxidoreductase DCC family protein, with product MATSHEHPIILFDGLCNLCSRAVRFVLRRDRAKVFRFAAMQSSAGRELLKQHGLPEGGVEYLVLVEGGRAYTKSDAVIRIAARLTWPWRCWAALGRFVPRVMRDLKYDFVARVRYRVFGKRPSCLLAPPGAADRFL